The window TCGACGCCGGGCGCGAACCGGCCTAACTTCCAATCGGGGTCGTGGCCCGTTTCCTCTCGGTGGTCTTCGATTCGGAGGCGAGCATCTGCGAGTTTCGAGAACGTCTCTTCGAGGCCGCACGTCGGGCAGATGACCGTCGCTCGGGTGTCCGTCATTGTCCAAAGAGAACACACGAGGAGAGGTAATTCTGTCGGAGACGCCTTTCCGTGTGGTTCCCAGCTGGTTCACTGAAGACTTGATTGTGGGTAGTGGGCAAAAATCACAACACAAAAACGAGTGAGCAACCGTGGTGGGCCGATTCCTGTCGAAAAAAGTTCCGTCAGGTGACTGTTGCTGTCAACCCATGACGAGGCTCATCCACCGGTTCCGTTTGACGAACTCCATGTTCTCTAGGTACGCGTCCACGCCGAGGATACGGCCGGCACCGAAGGCACCGAGGCCGAACAGCAACACGGCGTAGACGATGTGGTCGTCGACGACCCACCCGTGTGCGAGTGGAAGTCCAGCCAGGATACCACCTTCCAGTGCTGCTGCCCAGTAGAACAGCATCATGATGGCACCCCAGAATGCACTAAACCGGACGAAC is drawn from Haloferax litoreum and contains these coding sequences:
- a CDS encoding DUF7542 family protein, with protein sequence MTDTRATVICPTCGLEETFSKLADARLRIEDHREETGHDPDWKLGRFAPGVEKMGEEAGVCGIPDR